A region of the Sulfitobacter indolifex genome:
CGGCGGCGGGCGGCTTCACGGGTGGGTTCATGGCGGCTCTGCTCAACGGCGTGAAACGCGGCTTGTTCTCCAACGAGGCCGGCATGGGCTCGGCACCTAACATTGCTGCTGTCGCGGTCCCTGATCCGCATCATCCGTCCAGTCAAGGGCTCGTGCAGGGGCTTGGCGTCTTTATCGACACCCTGGTTATCTGCACGGCCACGGCGCTCATGATCCTGTTGTCCGGCGTGGTCGACTACTCCGAGGGCGCACCCACCGGCATGGCGCTGACACAGATTGCGTTGGAACAGCATATTGGATCGTTCGGTCCGATCTTCATTGGGATTGCAATTTTGTTCTTCGCCTTCACCTCGATCATCGGCAATTATTCCTACGCAGAGAACGCGATGGAATTCCTTGGAATGGGCAGGCGTATTCCGCTTCTCGTGTTGAAGCTGCTCGTGGTCGCGATGGTGGTTTGGGGGTCTTTGCAGGCGGTCACGACTGTCTTCAATTTCGCCGATGCGTCCATGGCGCTGATGGCAACTGTAAACCTGATCGCAATCCTGATCCTGTCAAAGACCGTTGCAAAACTCACGCGGGACTATTTCTCGCAACGTCGCGCCGGGAAAGAGCCCGTCTTCAAGATCTCTGAATATTCCGAACTTGGCGACGGCGTGGATCAGTCGATTTGGAACAGCGACGTCGCGCGTGAGACACGGTCCGCCCCTCCCGAGTGAGCCCGGCGAGGCAATGCGGAAGGCGGCACGGTCCTTGCGGAACTCCCCGTCGCGCAGGTTTTAAATGCCTGAAGTTGGAAGTGGCCCACGGTAAGGCCAGACCGGCTCTGGAGCGAGTACCCGACAGAGCTTAGTGGGGTGATCCATCAGGTTGCGGCCAACTTGATCTGAGGCATCCGCCACCCCGTTTGCCGCCCCTTCCTGGGCCGAGTTCAGCAGGAGACGAGGTGTCTCAATCGCATGAGCTGCAACAACGACCACCTTGCCGCTGGCGGTCTCAGTGCTGCCGTCTGCGCGACGGAAATCGACGGAGACGATCTTGCCACCCTCCCCGAGGTTCAGCCGTGTCGCCGTGGTATGATCATGCACCACGACAACAGCTTCTTGAACATCCAGCTTCCTGATGATATACTTGGGTAGATCAAGTATTTCTCTTGATACGTGGGATTATATCAATTGAGTTATGAGAGCGAAAATCTGGTGACGACACTGAAGGCTGCGCGGGAGAATAAAGGGCTTAGTCAGCGCGCGCTAAGCGCCCGTGCAGGCGTGCCGCAGTCGCACATCTCCAAGATCGAGAGCGGTATGGTCAACCTCACCGTCTCAAGTCTGACCGCCATCGCCAACGCTCTCGATCTGGAACTGGCGCTTGTACCGCGCAAGGCGGTACCCGCCGTGAGGACGATCATCCGTAACGTAAGCGACGCACCAAAGGTCCCGCCTGAAACACGCAAAGAAATTGCCCGGCTCGCCAAGCAGCTTGAGCACATCCGATCGCTCAAGATCGATAGTTCTGCCTTCAAAAACCTGCAGCGGCAGTTTCGAGAGATGCAACAATTCGGGAACCTGATCCGGAACACGGACACATTGCGCAGCATCCGTGAAACGCTCAAAGCCGTGGAGGGCGCGGGTGACGTTGCAGCGCTAGAAGATGCGTCAAGGCAAATGAAAAGTTTCCGCAATACGCTTGCTCACGGCATGGCAGGCGAGGATCGCGCGCGCTTGCCACGTCCTGCCTATCGCCTTGATGACGATGAGTAGTGTCTCCGTTCTCAACGTGAACCTGTATGGTGAGCCGATCGGCACGCTCACGAATATCGGCGGCGATCGCACCATCTTTGCCTTCACCGACGCGTACATCGAAAATCCTGACAGGCCGACCCTCGGCCTCGCATTCAAGGATGAATTCGGGGAGCTCTTTACGGACTTTAGACCCTATCAGAAGCGGGTCATGCCCTTCTTCTCAAACCTTCTGCCCGAAGGTCATCTGCGCAAATACCTAGCCGAACAGGTGGGCGTGAATCCCGAATGTGAATTCTATCTACTCGGGGCACTTGGCCAGGACCTACCCGGCGCGATCACAATAACCCCTTTCGATGGTGACGCCTGGCCGCCCTATGCTGCCGCCGGCGCCGGTGATCATAACGATAATCAGCGCGAACACGCGCTTCGGTTCTCGCTGGCAGGTGTTCAGCTCAAGTTTTCCGCCGTGATGGAAGCAAGCGGCGGACTGACCATCCCCGCCTCTGGGGTCGGGGGGTCTTGGATCGTAAAGCTCCCTTCCCGCGAATTCTCCGGTGTCCCTGAAAATGAATTTTCGATGATGAAGCTGGCCAGCCTTATTGGGATGAACGTGCCTGCCATTGATCTGGTCAGCACTAATGCGATCAAGAACTTGCCCGAAGGCATCGATAAGATTGGTGACCATGCCTTTGTGATTGAGCGATTTGATCGGCTATCCGACGGATCGAGCGTGCATATCGAGGATTTCGCACAGGTCTATGGGCTCTATCCTGAGGACAAGTACGGCAATGGCACATTCCGGAACATTGCTCAGGTGATCGCCGTCGAAGGTAATGATGCCGACATCATCGAATATATCCGGCGTCTGACCTTCAACATGCTGATTGGCAATGCGGATATGCACATGAAGAACTGGTCGTTGATCTATCCGGACAGGCGGTATGCTTCGCTGGCGCCCGCTTATGATTTTGTGGCGACCGTGCCCTACATCCCAGGCGATGCGACCAACATGAAGATCAGCCGCGCCAAAGTGTTCTCGGCGTTCTCGTTAGATGAGCTCACGCATCTCGCGGTGAAAGCTGCCATACCGAAAAAGATGGCGATTGATGCTGCTCAAGAGACCGTTCAGCTTTTTCGGGAGCATTGGGATGCAGAAGCACCAAACTTGCCGATGAGTGATGAAGTCAGATCGGCCGTAGAGACCCACATGAAGACAGTGCCGATCTTGGAAGAGCTTTCATAGGACAAGGGGTTCCCGTCTCACCAGCAAAGCAGGGCGACAAGTGCGCCTTAGCTTTCCGCGATTGGTATGTCTGAAATTTTTTAGACGCTCTCAAACAGGTCACTGATCGTTCTGTGATCGTTGCCGCGGTCCAGCTGTCATGTTCGCAAAAGGCGCTAAAGTCGGCGCCGTTTAATCACCACTCTACCAAAATCGGTGGCACCAAATGCTAAATGTGGAATGACACGTACGTCCATGCTCAGAGCAGAAATACCTCTGAAGCTTGTCTGTCCTGGAGCGTGTGTCAGGATGCGCGCGAACGGGAGAGGCCTTAAAGATGATGCAACTGGACCCAAAGTGGGAATTTGTTTCCGACACTGTCATGGGCGGTGTCTCAACTGGGACTGTCACCAAGGAGATCACTGAGGGACGCGAAGCGACTGTTTTACGCGGTGAGGTTTCGTTGGAGAACAACGGCGGGTTTATCCAGATGGCATTCGATCTGCGCGAAGATGGCTCGGAATTGGATGTGAGCGCGTGGGAGGGGCTGGAGGTGACTGTCTGGGGGAACGGCGACAGCTACGACATCCGTCTGCGCACTGCTCAGCTTGCGAAACCCTGGCAGTCTTTTCGCGTCGATTTCGTGAGCGAACCGAAATGGCGAAGCGTGAAGATCCCCTTCGCATCCTTGACCGCACATTGGGTGGACGCAGCGTTTGACCCATCATGCCTGAGGCGCATCGGAATATTAGCAATAGGACATGAAGGCGAGGCTTTCGTCGCTGTCTCCAGCATCGGCTTTTACACCTCGACTTAACGGCGCCCACACGACCAGACTTACCACATTGCCACCGGTATCCTCGATCGCCACCTGCTGCGGCGCGAACCCGTCGTGATAGGTGTCATTTATGGCGATGGGCACATGCGAGTTGTTGTCGGCCGTGTTGGCCACGTTCTGCGTGTTTGAGGGGATGACGGTCAGCGCGTCGCTTTCGATCACTCTAGCGGAACTGGGGTCGCGCGATGCTAAGAGTATGGCGCGTTAGGGCAAAATCATCGACGGGTCCGGAGCAGGACGCCTGAGGAGGTGCCCCATTCAGACGTCTCATTTGCTGCCAAAATCTTTATGGCCTTCGCCCGGCTGCGGTGATGCTGCGTGCAAAGGGTTTGTTTTTATGCGGCACGTCCGCGTCCCCTCTGACGTAGGTTTGAAGGAGTGACGCCTGCTTTGTCCGGGTGCGCTGTCACGGTCCCTGCGCGCTTTTCTCAGCTCAACATGCCATGGATTTTTGATCTTGGTTTGCCCGCTCATTTTGCCTCGGGGATCAAGCTTTGGCACCTTTTAAATATGAGCTTTGACCAACCGCGGGTCTTTCAAAGAGGCCACTTTGATCCGCCATGTTTCCGGGATTTATACCTGACCGATGCGAACCGGGCCGCCGCTTGGAGCCGCGCGCGTTGCGCGGACCCCCAGTGCGGTGTCCCGGTCAGGTTATCCACATCTCTTGGGGGTGCGGACCATCCTTCTTCTTTGGATCAGTTTTGCCAGAACATAGGCTTTGAGGCATGCCGATGATCAAGGCCCCCCGGCTGGGCCCAATTTGGAAAGAACCGCAATGCCACCCTGTGACAAAACCAAGAGACCCGAACGGCTGAAGGTCAATGTGTCACCTGCAGAGAAAGAGCTGCTGATGCAAAGGGCCGCCGCCGCGGGTCGCAGTCTTTCGGACTACCTTAGGCATGTGGGGCTTGGCGCCAGGGCAGGGGCTTCGGCGGTGCAGGTTATGCAGATGGTCGGGTTGCTGGAAGAAGGTCTGGCACTGCTGGAGCAGATCGCAGATCAGCAGGACGTCGCGCAGAACGACGGCTTGGTGATTTTGGCCCGGTTGCACCGGATCGAGCAGCTTCTTGTGATGTTGGCCCCGGTGCCTTTTGTCGCCAGGACATCGGCATGTTGATCGGTTGGTCGCCTCATCAGAACTCTACAGACCTGCATCAGCCCAGTGCCTATTTGCTTGACAGTAAGGTGATGAAGGCCGTCGGGAAGGCCCGGGTTTTGGAGGTCAGAGAGCCCGCGCCTGAACTTCTGCTGGGCCAGCCCAGCGTCGTACAGAGCGCGATCTCCGCCCTGCGCTTCGAGCAGAAGTACCGCGTAGCGACCCTCTCCTTTGCCCCGACTGATATTGATGTGGCCGCGTTTAATGCGGGGGAGGTCACCGCGCGCAAAGCGGGAGCAGTGGCGATTGATCTCTTTTTGGAAGTCGCCTTTGCCGGGGTGCCTGAGCCAAACCGCCCGCCGGTTTTTGCGGGCACTCATACGCATACTGGGCGTTTGGAAATCAACATTGTGATGCCGCGTTTTATTTGGACGCCAGCCGGAGAGCTGCGCAGCTATAACCCGCATCCGCCGATGCACGGCAGTCGAGATGCTTGGGATGCTTTGGGCGATTTTCTGAACGAGACCTTTGGTTGGGAGAACCCGAGATCCCCAGAAAAGGCGCGTGGGATCGCGGGACCTGACTGGCTGGAAAAACGGGTGACGGCAGCGCTGCGGCATAATGTGCAGTTCACCACGGCAATGCCAAAGCTCTTCATGTTGCAGGGCGCCAAGAGGATCGCAGCCTCCCACCAAGGCCGGGACCGGGCGGGGTTCTTGTCTTTGATGGCAAAGGTGGCGGCCGCGGTGAAGTATCACCTCGAGCTGAGGCCGGGGGGAGCCATCGCTTTAGTTTCAGAAACAGACCCGCATCCGCTCGTGTTGCACGGCACATGCCTGGAGACAGGTGCTGAAGCCGCGAGAACTTTGCCCCGGCTGTGCGTACGAAGTGCTCTGTCAGCGCAGTGGCGCCGGCGCGCGGCTTGGAATGCCTCCCGGTACGCAAAAGATGCCTGGACCCTGGCCGAACCCAGCTGGGCCGGGAGGGCCCAAGCGCCGCAGCGCGACCTGCCTTCATGCCACCCCGCCGTGCCCAGACCCGTGCAAGCGCCGCAGCGCTTTGCCACCGTCGCGCGCCGTTTCGCGGCAGAGCTGCGCCGCCTGCGTGAGCACTTGGCGCGGACCACGGCCCTTAGCCTGATCGGGAGCTGCCTCGCCGCCTTTGACCGCCGGGCTTTACGCTGCATTACAACCAGATTGGAGACACTTTCTTATGACCACAGCACCTCACACCACGGTACCCGCGGAGGTCTTGATGAAAGACCTTTGCAATCTTCTTCAGCAGGTGCTGGGCCAGCACGCCGAGCGGGAGGTGGCCGGACAGATCAC
Encoded here:
- a CDS encoding type II toxin-antitoxin system HipA family toxin, translating into MSSVSVLNVNLYGEPIGTLTNIGGDRTIFAFTDAYIENPDRPTLGLAFKDEFGELFTDFRPYQKRVMPFFSNLLPEGHLRKYLAEQVGVNPECEFYLLGALGQDLPGAITITPFDGDAWPPYAAAGAGDHNDNQREHALRFSLAGVQLKFSAVMEASGGLTIPASGVGGSWIVKLPSREFSGVPENEFSMMKLASLIGMNVPAIDLVSTNAIKNLPEGIDKIGDHAFVIERFDRLSDGSSVHIEDFAQVYGLYPEDKYGNGTFRNIAQVIAVEGNDADIIEYIRRLTFNMLIGNADMHMKNWSLIYPDRRYASLAPAYDFVATVPYIPGDATNMKISRAKVFSAFSLDELTHLAVKAAIPKKMAIDAAQETVQLFREHWDAEAPNLPMSDEVRSAVETHMKTVPILEELS
- a CDS encoding CIA30 family protein; translated protein: MMQLDPKWEFVSDTVMGGVSTGTVTKEITEGREATVLRGEVSLENNGGFIQMAFDLREDGSELDVSAWEGLEVTVWGNGDSYDIRLRTAQLAKPWQSFRVDFVSEPKWRSVKIPFASLTAHWVDAAFDPSCLRRIGILAIGHEGEAFVAVSSIGFYTST
- a CDS encoding helix-turn-helix domain-containing protein, with the translated sequence MTTLKAARENKGLSQRALSARAGVPQSHISKIESGMVNLTVSSLTAIANALDLELALVPRKAVPAVRTIIRNVSDAPKVPPETRKEIARLAKQLEHIRSLKIDSSAFKNLQRQFREMQQFGNLIRNTDTLRSIRETLKAVEGAGDVAALEDASRQMKSFRNTLAHGMAGEDRARLPRPAYRLDDDE
- a CDS encoding plasmid mobilization protein, whose amino-acid sequence is MPPCDKTKRPERLKVNVSPAEKELLMQRAAAAGRSLSDYLRHVGLGARAGASAVQVMQMVGLLEEGLALLEQIADQQDVAQNDGLVILARLHRIEQLLVMLAPVPFVARTSAC
- a CDS encoding GMC family oxidoreductase N-terminal domain-containing protein, producing MVHDHTTATRLNLGEGGKIVSVDFRRADGSTETASGKVVVVAAHAIETPRLLLNSAQEGAANGVADASDQVGRNLMDHPTKLCRVLAPEPVWPYRGPLPTSGI